Proteins from a single region of Haloterrigena alkaliphila:
- a CDS encoding DUF7127 family protein: MTLEQFTREEGQVARRYEYDDAAVLAVDFGTEHAETAVDVVDETVIVVVDGEQYELELPDGADDAHTFMKNGVLTVEMEGDL; this comes from the coding sequence ATGACTCTCGAACAATTCACCCGAGAAGAGGGGCAGGTAGCCCGTCGATACGAGTACGACGACGCCGCGGTGCTGGCCGTCGACTTCGGAACCGAACACGCCGAGACCGCAGTCGATGTCGTCGACGAGACGGTCATCGTGGTCGTCGACGGCGAACAGTACGAACTCGAACTCCCCGACGGTGCAGACGACGCGCACACGTTTATGAAAAACGGGGTCCTGACTGTCGAGATGGAGGGCGATCTATGA
- a CDS encoding HAD family hydrolase, whose amino-acid sequence MTAYDAVVYDLDGTLVDLDVDWDAVARDVLEVYESAGIEPPSRELWDLLGAASDVGLAEEVESTIAAHERDGAETAPRLAHADELLEQGVPVGVCSLNCEGACRIALERHDLSGAVEAVVGRDTVATQKPDPEPLLETVRKLEAEPERALFVGDSDRDRLTAERAGVAFEFVGDGPSGV is encoded by the coding sequence GTGACAGCCTACGACGCCGTCGTCTACGATCTCGACGGAACGCTCGTCGACCTCGACGTGGACTGGGACGCGGTCGCCCGAGACGTCCTCGAGGTGTACGAATCCGCAGGTATCGAGCCGCCGAGCCGAGAGCTGTGGGACCTGCTCGGGGCCGCGAGCGACGTCGGACTCGCCGAGGAAGTGGAGTCGACGATCGCGGCCCACGAACGCGACGGGGCCGAGACCGCACCCCGGCTGGCTCACGCCGACGAACTGCTCGAGCAGGGGGTGCCGGTCGGCGTCTGCTCGCTGAACTGCGAGGGAGCCTGCCGGATCGCCCTCGAGCGCCACGACCTCTCCGGGGCCGTCGAGGCGGTCGTCGGTCGGGACACGGTGGCGACGCAGAAGCCGGATCCGGAGCCGTTACTCGAGACCGTCCGGAAACTCGAGGCCGAACCGGAGCGAGCGCTGTTCGTGGGCGACTCCGACCGGGATCGGCTGACCGCAGAACGAGCGGGCGTCGCGTTCGAATTCGTCGGCGACGGGCCGTCGGGCGTCTGA
- the bcp gene encoding thioredoxin-dependent thiol peroxidase, with product MLDVGDEAPEFELPNQHGDLVRRSDFEGERLVVYFYPRANTDGCTTEACAFNDAKPDFDDRDVSIVGISDDPVADLESFADDYDLAFDLLSDEHGEVASLYDSYGEKQMFGNTFDGVFRNTYVVDPDGRIEAVYEGVTPDGHAEEVLADLEDSSAEVSP from the coding sequence ATGCTCGACGTCGGCGACGAAGCACCCGAGTTCGAACTTCCAAACCAGCACGGCGACCTCGTTCGGCGCTCCGATTTCGAGGGCGAGCGCCTCGTCGTCTACTTCTATCCGCGGGCGAACACCGACGGCTGCACCACCGAGGCCTGCGCGTTCAACGACGCGAAACCCGACTTCGACGACCGCGACGTCTCCATCGTCGGCATCAGCGACGACCCGGTCGCGGACCTCGAGTCCTTCGCCGACGACTACGACCTCGCGTTCGACCTCCTCTCGGACGAACACGGCGAGGTCGCGTCGCTGTACGACTCCTACGGCGAGAAACAAATGTTCGGCAACACGTTCGACGGCGTCTTCCGTAACACCTACGTCGTCGACCCCGACGGCCGCATCGAGGCGGTCTACGAGGGCGTCACGCCGGACGGACACGCCGAAGAGGTTCTCGCGGATCTCGAGGACTCGTCGGCGGAAGTCTCCCCCTGA
- a CDS encoding alpha/beta fold hydrolase, giving the protein METVSHHGRETAYEVADRDGDGSPICFVHGSGGSRDAWKEQHRLADRNPIVTLDLSGHGDSDDIDARPGYTTLSAYADDVAAVLEATESRVLVGNSLGGAAALQLLIERELDLDAAVLLGTGARIGVLEDLLEWLAHDYERAIEFLHGPDRLFHDPEPDLREKSIERFREADQQVVRRDFLTCHEFDVRDDLESIDVPTLAIYGEHDQLTPPWYHEYLAEEIDDAWIAELEGAAHLAMLEQPTAFNAAVTEFLNIVSER; this is encoded by the coding sequence ATGGAGACGGTATCACACCACGGCCGCGAGACGGCCTACGAGGTTGCCGACCGCGATGGCGACGGGTCACCCATCTGTTTCGTCCACGGGAGCGGCGGGTCGCGCGACGCCTGGAAGGAACAGCACCGCCTCGCCGACCGAAACCCGATCGTCACGCTCGATCTCAGCGGCCACGGCGACTCCGACGACATCGACGCCCGGCCCGGCTACACGACGCTCTCGGCCTACGCCGACGACGTGGCGGCCGTCCTCGAGGCCACCGAGAGTCGCGTGCTGGTCGGTAACTCGCTGGGCGGGGCCGCCGCCCTGCAGCTCCTGATCGAGCGCGAGCTGGATCTCGACGCGGCGGTGCTCCTCGGCACCGGCGCGCGCATCGGCGTCCTCGAGGACCTACTGGAGTGGCTCGCCCACGATTACGAGCGAGCGATCGAGTTCCTCCACGGGCCCGATCGACTCTTCCACGACCCCGAGCCGGACCTGCGCGAGAAGTCGATCGAACGGTTCCGCGAGGCCGACCAGCAGGTCGTTCGCCGGGACTTCCTCACCTGTCACGAGTTCGACGTGCGCGACGACCTCGAATCGATCGACGTCCCGACCCTCGCGATCTACGGCGAGCACGACCAGTTGACGCCGCCGTGGTACCACGAGTACCTCGCCGAGGAGATCGACGACGCCTGGATCGCCGAACTCGAGGGGGCGGCCCACCTCGCGATGCTCGAGCAACCGACGGCGTTCAACGCGGCCGTCACGGAGTTTCTGAACATCGTCTCCGAACGGTAG
- a CDS encoding CDC48 family AAA ATPase, whose protein sequence is MKLTVKPLKQKDAGRGLAAIDRVSMRELDLENGDYIVIQGAGDSQAVARVWPGYPEDEGRGIIRIDGRLRQEANVGIDDNVSVEPADVNPAKSVTVALPQNLRIRGDIGPLVRDKLSGQAVTEGQTVPFSLSFGPMASSGQSVPLKIASTSPSGTVVITDSTNIEISETPAEQVSSGPGGSAEGVPNVTYEDIGGLDDELDQVREMIELPMRHPELFQQLGIEPPKGVLLHGPPGTGKTLMAKAVANEIDAHFETISGPEIMSKYYGESEEQLREVFEEAEENAPAIIFIDELDSIAAKREDAGGDVERRVVAQLLSLMDGLEERGRVTVIAATNRVDDIDPALRRGGRFDREIEIGVPDKDGRKEILQVHTRGMPLQEGIDLDQYAENTHGFVGADLESLVREGAMNALRRIRPDLDLEEDEIDAEVLETLEVTENDFKDALKGIQPSAMREVFVEVPDVTWNDVGGLDDTKERLRENVQWPLDYPEVFDQLDMQAAKGVLMYGPPGTGKTLLAKAVANEAQSNFISIKGPELLNKYVGESEKGVREVFEKARANAPTVIFFDEIDSIAGQRGRQQGDSGVGERVVSQLLTELDGLEELEDVVVIATTNRPDLIDSALLRPGRLDRHVHVPVPDESGRKKIFEVHTRGKPLADAVDLDWLAAETEGYVGADIEAVCREASMAASREFINSVDPEDIDDTIGNVRLSREHFEHALEEVNPSVTPDTREQYEEIEEQFNTAEPGQEKDQLGRTFQ, encoded by the coding sequence ATGAAACTCACCGTTAAACCACTGAAACAGAAGGACGCCGGGCGCGGACTGGCCGCGATCGACCGCGTCTCGATGCGCGAACTCGATCTGGAGAACGGGGACTACATCGTAATCCAGGGAGCGGGCGACAGCCAGGCCGTCGCACGCGTCTGGCCCGGCTACCCCGAGGACGAGGGGCGAGGAATCATCCGGATCGACGGCCGCCTTCGACAGGAGGCCAACGTCGGGATCGACGACAACGTCAGCGTCGAACCCGCGGACGTCAACCCCGCCAAGTCGGTCACGGTCGCGCTGCCCCAGAACCTCCGCATTCGCGGGGATATCGGTCCGCTCGTCCGCGACAAGCTGAGCGGTCAGGCCGTCACCGAGGGCCAGACGGTGCCGTTCTCGCTCTCGTTCGGCCCGATGGCCAGCTCCGGCCAGTCGGTGCCGCTGAAGATCGCGAGCACGTCGCCCTCGGGCACGGTCGTCATCACGGACTCGACGAACATCGAGATCTCCGAGACGCCGGCCGAGCAGGTGAGTTCGGGCCCCGGCGGCTCCGCCGAGGGCGTCCCCAACGTCACCTACGAGGACATCGGCGGCCTGGACGACGAACTCGACCAGGTCCGCGAGATGATCGAGCTGCCGATGCGCCACCCCGAACTGTTCCAGCAGCTGGGGATCGAGCCGCCGAAGGGCGTTCTCCTGCACGGACCGCCGGGCACCGGGAAGACCCTGATGGCGAAAGCCGTCGCCAACGAGATCGACGCCCACTTCGAGACGATCTCCGGTCCGGAGATCATGTCGAAGTACTACGGTGAGAGCGAGGAGCAGTTGCGGGAAGTGTTCGAGGAGGCCGAGGAGAACGCCCCCGCGATCATCTTCATCGACGAACTCGACTCGATCGCCGCCAAGCGCGAAGACGCCGGCGGCGACGTCGAACGGCGCGTGGTCGCCCAGCTGCTCAGCCTGATGGACGGCCTCGAGGAGCGCGGGCGCGTCACCGTCATCGCCGCGACGAACCGCGTCGACGACATCGACCCCGCGCTCCGCCGCGGCGGTCGCTTCGACCGCGAGATCGAGATCGGCGTCCCGGACAAGGACGGCCGCAAGGAGATCCTGCAGGTCCACACCCGCGGGATGCCCCTCCAGGAGGGAATCGATCTCGATCAGTACGCCGAGAACACCCACGGGTTCGTCGGCGCCGACCTCGAGAGTCTCGTCCGCGAGGGCGCGATGAACGCCCTGCGTCGCATCCGTCCCGACCTCGATCTGGAGGAAGACGAGATCGACGCCGAGGTCCTCGAGACGCTCGAGGTCACCGAGAACGACTTCAAGGACGCGCTCAAGGGCATCCAGCCCTCCGCGATGCGCGAGGTCTTCGTCGAGGTTCCCGACGTCACCTGGAACGACGTCGGCGGCCTCGATGACACCAAGGAGCGCCTCCGCGAGAACGTCCAGTGGCCGCTGGACTACCCCGAGGTGTTCGACCAGCTCGACATGCAGGCCGCCAAGGGTGTCCTCATGTACGGCCCGCCGGGCACCGGGAAGACGCTGCTCGCCAAGGCCGTCGCCAACGAGGCCCAGTCGAACTTCATCTCGATCAAGGGCCCCGAACTGCTGAACAAGTACGTCGGCGAGTCCGAGAAGGGCGTCCGCGAGGTCTTCGAGAAGGCGCGGGCGAACGCGCCGACCGTGATCTTCTTCGACGAGATCGACTCGATCGCGGGCCAGCGCGGCCGCCAGCAGGGCGACTCCGGCGTCGGCGAACGAGTCGTCAGCCAGCTGCTGACCGAACTCGACGGCCTCGAGGAACTCGAGGACGTCGTCGTGATCGCCACGACCAACCGCCCCGACCTGATCGACTCGGCGCTGCTCCGTCCGGGACGCCTGGACCGCCACGTCCACGTGCCCGTCCCCGACGAGAGCGGGCGCAAGAAGATCTTCGAGGTCCACACCCGAGGCAAGCCCCTGGCCGACGCGGTCGACCTCGACTGGCTCGCCGCGGAGACGGAGGGCTACGTCGGCGCCGACATCGAAGCGGTCTGCCGCGAGGCGTCGATGGCCGCCAGCCGCGAGTTCATCAACTCGGTCGACCCCGAGGATATCGACGACACCATCGGGAACGTCCGACTCAGCCGCGAGCACTTCGAACACGCGCTCGAGGAGGTCAACCCGAGCGTGACTCCCGACACGCGCGAGCAGTACGAGGAGATCGAAGAGCAGTTCAACACGGCCGAACCGGGCCAGGAAAAGGACCAGCTCGGTCGCACCTTCCAGTAA
- a CDS encoding DUF5822 domain-containing protein, whose product MPERVETTNPEGVDYGWVMQVTFVATIVVGAPIVALLSTNVDLATWPDRAEFAIRVGAPIWFCTALVVFAYAKRNLR is encoded by the coding sequence GTGCCAGAACGCGTCGAGACGACGAATCCGGAGGGGGTCGACTACGGCTGGGTGATGCAGGTCACCTTCGTCGCCACGATCGTCGTCGGCGCGCCGATCGTCGCCCTGCTCTCGACGAACGTCGACCTCGCGACGTGGCCCGATCGCGCCGAGTTCGCGATCCGCGTCGGCGCTCCGATCTGGTTCTGTACGGCCCTCGTCGTCTTCGCGTACGCGAAACGGAACCTGCGCTGA
- a CDS encoding acyl-CoA dehydrogenase family protein has protein sequence MELTEEQAAIRDTVREFASEEIRPTALEADETQSFPEDVWDGLADLDLTGLTVPEEYGGFDADPVTAAVVNEEVAYGMLAVATALSVHSLATSCIAEFGDEALRERWLPEMAEGRPVGAFALSEPHAGSNPAEMSTEASREGDEYVIDGEKQWITNGQRAGVYVLFAKTDRDDPNSVTQFLVPGDVDGLSVGEKEDKLGLRASDTTSLTFDEVRIPAENRLTEEGKGLSAAFHILTGGRIAIAAQSVGLAQCALDEALAYSDERAQFGGPISDIQSIRHKLAEMATRTRAARLLTRDAARKRGTDSSAGGAALEASMAKYFASEAAMFVTNEAVQIHGGYGYVTEGEVERLYRDAKITEIYEGTTEIQKTVIARELLD, from the coding sequence ATGGAACTCACCGAGGAGCAGGCGGCGATCCGCGACACCGTCCGGGAGTTCGCCAGCGAGGAGATCCGGCCGACCGCGCTCGAGGCCGACGAGACGCAGTCGTTTCCCGAGGACGTCTGGGACGGTCTCGCCGACCTCGACCTGACGGGACTGACGGTACCCGAGGAGTACGGCGGCTTCGACGCGGACCCGGTGACGGCCGCCGTGGTCAACGAGGAGGTCGCGTACGGAATGCTCGCCGTCGCGACGGCGCTGTCGGTCCACTCGCTCGCCACCTCCTGTATCGCCGAGTTCGGCGACGAGGCCCTGCGGGAGCGCTGGCTGCCCGAGATGGCCGAGGGGCGGCCGGTCGGCGCCTTCGCCCTCTCGGAACCCCACGCCGGATCGAACCCGGCCGAGATGTCGACCGAAGCTTCTCGAGAGGGCGACGAGTACGTAATCGACGGCGAGAAGCAGTGGATCACGAACGGGCAGCGGGCGGGCGTCTACGTCCTCTTCGCGAAGACCGACCGCGACGATCCGAACTCGGTGACGCAGTTTCTGGTGCCCGGCGACGTCGACGGCCTCTCCGTCGGCGAGAAAGAGGACAAACTCGGCCTCCGGGCAAGCGACACGACGAGCCTGACCTTCGACGAGGTTCGGATTCCCGCGGAGAACCGGCTTACAGAGGAGGGAAAGGGACTCTCCGCCGCGTTCCACATCCTCACCGGCGGTCGCATCGCGATCGCCGCGCAGTCCGTGGGGCTCGCCCAGTGCGCCCTCGACGAGGCGCTGGCCTACAGCGACGAGCGAGCGCAGTTCGGCGGGCCGATTTCGGACATCCAGTCGATCCGGCACAAGCTCGCCGAGATGGCCACCCGGACGCGGGCCGCGCGACTGTTAACTCGAGACGCGGCCCGGAAGCGAGGGACCGACTCGAGCGCGGGCGGCGCGGCGCTCGAGGCCAGCATGGCCAAGTACTTCGCGAGCGAGGCGGCGATGTTCGTCACCAACGAGGCCGTCCAGATCCACGGCGGCTACGGCTACGTCACCGAGGGCGAGGTCGAACGCCTCTACCGGGACGCCAAGATCACCGAGATCTACGAGGGGACGACCGAGATCCAGAAGACGGTGATCGCGCGGGAGTTGCTCGACTAG
- a CDS encoding HAD family hydrolase — protein MERYDLVYQLYDEYETDQLREYQAFVDVFPAIDSRVALEHWQTANEELERRKDEIRSAFAAGETFAEVAARADRDQAFTALDLEAKYGRAVNVLVLDVDETLRSAGGTDNEIPRDTLHVLTEFHEAGVPIVICTGQTLENVKGFAIQGLGSEIVHSGNLSIVYEAGTGVFAPGHGADTKQLLYEELDAGIRDVFDDVRSRVLPEAPEDLRRGCHLQGNEFNVTMKPNYETGSQRARETIDAALVYLIDLLADAIGESLEATSDGGATGDDGAAGDDGGASEDGGGSDDGNGKSADDNGAADLEGETVADWTRTFYAEQDPEIRAVLESEGAYPDLAADAVPDALAAILERIDVAYYEADAAEIGSLELNKVVGVERALDVLGVDDPFALVMGDSKSDLRVMEWVHENDAGIAAAPEHASQDTLEHVLETDELVFDRGKSVDILRTVYALNRFARLE, from the coding sequence ATGGAGCGGTACGATCTCGTCTACCAGCTGTACGACGAGTACGAGACGGACCAATTACGGGAGTATCAGGCGTTCGTCGACGTCTTTCCGGCGATCGACTCCCGCGTCGCGCTCGAGCACTGGCAGACCGCGAACGAGGAACTCGAGCGGCGCAAGGACGAGATTCGCTCGGCGTTCGCGGCCGGCGAGACGTTCGCGGAGGTCGCCGCCCGGGCCGACCGCGATCAGGCGTTCACCGCCTTGGACCTCGAGGCCAAGTACGGCCGCGCGGTGAACGTCCTCGTCCTCGACGTCGACGAAACGCTGCGCTCGGCGGGGGGAACGGACAACGAGATCCCCCGCGACACGCTGCACGTCCTGACGGAGTTCCACGAGGCCGGGGTTCCGATCGTGATCTGTACCGGCCAGACCCTAGAGAACGTCAAGGGGTTCGCGATTCAGGGGCTGGGCAGCGAAATCGTCCACTCCGGGAACCTCTCGATCGTCTACGAGGCCGGGACCGGCGTGTTCGCGCCGGGTCACGGCGCCGACACGAAGCAACTGCTCTACGAGGAGCTGGACGCCGGAATCAGGGACGTCTTCGACGACGTGCGCTCGCGGGTGCTCCCCGAGGCCCCGGAGGACCTCCGCCGGGGCTGTCACCTGCAGGGCAACGAGTTCAACGTCACGATGAAGCCCAACTACGAGACCGGCTCCCAGCGGGCCCGGGAGACCATCGACGCCGCGCTGGTCTACCTGATCGACCTGCTGGCCGACGCGATCGGTGAGTCGCTCGAGGCGACGAGCGACGGCGGCGCTACGGGGGATGACGGCGCTGCGGGCGACGACGGTGGAGCGAGCGAGGATGGAGGAGGGAGCGACGACGGCAACGGAAAATCCGCGGACGACAACGGCGCCGCCGACCTCGAGGGCGAGACCGTCGCCGACTGGACGCGCACCTTCTACGCCGAGCAGGACCCCGAGATTCGGGCCGTCCTCGAGAGCGAGGGCGCCTACCCCGACCTCGCGGCCGACGCGGTGCCCGACGCGCTCGCGGCTATCCTCGAGCGCATCGACGTCGCCTACTACGAGGCCGACGCGGCCGAGATCGGCAGCCTCGAGTTGAACAAGGTCGTCGGCGTCGAGCGCGCGCTGGACGTGCTGGGCGTCGACGACCCCTTCGCGCTCGTGATGGGCGACTCCAAGAGCGACCTGCGCGTGATGGAGTGGGTCCACGAGAACGACGCCGGCATCGCGGCCGCACCCGAGCACGCCTCGCAGGATACCTTAGAGCACGTCCTCGAAACGGACGAACTCGTTTTCGACCGCGGGAAGAGCGTCGACATCCTGCGGACGGTGTACGCGTTGAATCGGTTCGCGCGACTCGAGTGA
- the panB gene encoding 3-methyl-2-oxobutanoate hydroxymethyltransferase: MPTVRDVREQAGEEPITMLTAYDAPTARIVDEAGVDIILVGDSVGNTALGHETTLPVTVDGMAHHVGAVSRATEDALVVADMPFLSFGVDETESLENAGRMLKEEDAQAVKLESGPHTVDITEKMVQLGIPVMAHLGLTPQHVNQYGGYPRQGTDRDAAERMLELAIEHEEAGAFSLVLEHVPANLAAEITEAIDIPTIGIGAGPDCDGQVLVIDDAVGLSEWSPSFSAQFGDVREEMASAVDDYVDAVESGSFPAEEHSHEESDLEDIY; encoded by the coding sequence ATGCCTACCGTGCGGGACGTCAGGGAGCAGGCGGGCGAGGAACCGATCACGATGCTGACGGCCTACGACGCGCCGACGGCCCGAATCGTCGACGAAGCGGGCGTCGACATCATCCTCGTCGGCGACAGCGTGGGAAACACGGCGCTGGGTCACGAGACGACCCTCCCCGTCACCGTCGACGGGATGGCCCACCACGTCGGCGCCGTCTCGCGAGCGACCGAGGACGCCCTCGTCGTCGCCGACATGCCCTTCCTCTCCTTCGGCGTCGACGAGACGGAGAGCCTCGAGAACGCCGGGCGGATGCTCAAGGAGGAGGACGCCCAGGCCGTCAAACTCGAGAGCGGCCCGCACACCGTCGACATCACGGAGAAGATGGTCCAGTTGGGGATTCCGGTGATGGCCCACCTCGGCCTGACCCCCCAGCACGTCAATCAGTACGGCGGCTACCCCCGGCAGGGGACCGATCGAGACGCGGCCGAGCGGATGCTCGAGCTCGCGATCGAACACGAGGAGGCGGGCGCGTTCTCGCTGGTCCTCGAGCACGTGCCCGCGAACCTGGCGGCCGAGATCACCGAGGCGATCGACATCCCGACGATCGGGATCGGCGCCGGCCCGGACTGCGACGGCCAGGTGCTCGTGATCGACGACGCGGTCGGCCTGAGCGAGTGGTCGCCCTCGTTCTCGGCGCAGTTCGGCGACGTCCGCGAGGAGATGGCGTCCGCCGTCGACGACTACGTCGATGCCGTCGAGTCCGGGAGCTTCCCCGCCGAGGAACACAGCCACGAAGAGAGCGACCTCGAGGACATCTACTGA
- a CDS encoding helix-turn-helix domain-containing protein: MTTIAELTLSTDEFALASTFEQFPDVEVRVESVVAEGPSRTMPLVWFSNVDRDDLEATLEADSTVAEYQCLLEDADGDEWFYRLRYGEDIGSVCRAVYTNGGTLLDAQVADDQWTLRLLFPHREELSDAVSAIEDRGARVDVRRMVEAGQDEDLETTAALTEPQQEAISEAYRQGYYDVPREISLEELANELDISHQALSERLRRANRVLASEQLDEPTGQLATE, translated from the coding sequence ATGACGACCATTGCAGAACTGACCCTCTCGACCGACGAGTTCGCGCTCGCGTCGACGTTCGAACAGTTCCCGGACGTCGAGGTGCGCGTCGAGAGCGTCGTCGCCGAGGGGCCGTCGCGGACGATGCCCCTCGTCTGGTTCTCGAACGTCGACCGCGACGACCTCGAGGCGACCCTCGAGGCCGATTCGACCGTCGCCGAGTACCAGTGCCTTCTCGAGGACGCCGACGGGGACGAGTGGTTCTACCGGCTCCGGTACGGCGAGGATATCGGCTCGGTCTGTCGCGCGGTCTACACCAACGGCGGCACGCTGCTCGACGCGCAGGTCGCCGACGACCAGTGGACGCTGCGGCTGCTCTTCCCCCACCGCGAGGAGCTCTCCGACGCCGTCTCGGCCATCGAGGACCGCGGCGCCCGTGTCGACGTTCGCCGGATGGTCGAGGCCGGCCAGGACGAGGACCTCGAGACGACCGCGGCGCTGACCGAGCCCCAGCAGGAGGCTATCTCCGAGGCCTACCGGCAGGGCTACTACGACGTCCCGCGGGAGATTTCGCTCGAGGAACTGGCCAACGAACTCGACATCTCCCACCAGGCGCTCTCGGAACGGCTCCGGCGCGCGAACCGCGTGCTGGCCAGCGAGCAACTCGACGAACCGACGGGCCAACTGGCGACCGAGTAA
- a CDS encoding dihydrodipicolinate synthase family protein, with amino-acid sequence MSYHDPGADDPLGLHGVVPPTVTAFHDDESVDYERTADHARFVVDRGAHGVFPLGTNGEFPLLTGAERESVVEAVVEEVGDEVPVIAGVGAPSTYETVAHAEHAESTGADGIVVVTPYYYPLDHEAALEHYRRVAEAVSLPVYVYHIPSKTGNELSLETLDELAAIDNLAGVKDSSKDVPWLVQAIDNHPELTFLAGSDSLITTGFAVGCSGAVSAVANAFPELVVGCYEAYDAGERPRARELQSRIFDVRDAFKHGGAYMSGVKTALRMRDFDAGPLRRPLRLKDDESAAAMRAQLEKLELPGL; translated from the coding sequence ATGTCGTATCACGATCCCGGGGCGGACGATCCGCTGGGGCTCCACGGCGTCGTGCCGCCGACGGTCACCGCGTTCCACGACGACGAGTCGGTCGACTACGAGCGGACGGCCGACCACGCCCGCTTCGTGGTCGACCGGGGCGCCCACGGCGTCTTCCCGCTGGGGACCAACGGCGAGTTCCCGCTGCTGACCGGCGCGGAGCGCGAGAGCGTCGTCGAGGCGGTCGTCGAGGAAGTCGGCGACGAGGTGCCGGTCATCGCGGGCGTCGGCGCGCCGAGCACCTACGAGACCGTCGCCCACGCCGAACACGCGGAATCGACGGGCGCCGACGGCATCGTCGTCGTCACGCCCTACTACTACCCGCTCGATCACGAAGCCGCGCTCGAGCACTACCGCCGGGTCGCCGAGGCCGTCTCCCTGCCGGTCTACGTCTACCACATTCCGAGCAAGACGGGCAACGAACTCTCGCTCGAGACCCTCGACGAACTCGCGGCCATCGACAATCTCGCGGGCGTCAAGGACTCGAGCAAGGACGTGCCGTGGCTGGTGCAAGCGATCGACAACCACCCCGAACTGACCTTCCTCGCCGGTTCGGACTCGCTGATCACCACCGGATTCGCAGTCGGTTGTTCGGGCGCTGTCAGCGCCGTCGCGAACGCCTTCCCGGAACTCGTCGTCGGCTGCTACGAGGCCTACGACGCCGGCGAGCGACCGCGCGCCCGGGAACTCCAGAGCCGAATCTTCGACGTCCGGGACGCGTTCAAGCACGGCGGCGCGTACATGTCCGGCGTCAAGACCGCCCTCCGGATGCGCGATTTCGACGCCGGCCCGCTGCGGAGACCGCTCCGACTGAAGGACGACGAGTCGGCCGCGGCGATGCGCGCGCAACTCGAGAAACTGGAGCTGCCGGGGCTGTAG
- a CDS encoding DUF7511 domain-containing protein produces the protein MSEQPDSTIEPTTKPVDDRESGDDSTVLQHVTVEHDDDIAVCTIFPRGLEADEISSQWLTATGDSFVSLATRR, from the coding sequence ATGTCTGAACAGCCCGATTCCACGATCGAACCGACGACGAAACCGGTCGACGACCGCGAATCCGGCGACGACTCGACGGTTCTCCAGCACGTGACCGTCGAACACGACGACGATATCGCCGTCTGCACGATATTCCCGCGCGGCCTCGAGGCCGACGAGATTTCGTCCCAGTGGCTCACGGCAACCGGGGATTCGTTCGTCTCGCTGGCGACCCGTCGGTAG